In the genome of Capra hircus breed San Clemente chromosome 5, ASM170441v1, whole genome shotgun sequence, one region contains:
- the HDAC7 gene encoding histone deacetylase 7 isoform X1, giving the protein MCARGPGRPRGCVRSDGTQVSPAAPCSSPPIIGWPRPRADTPGPQPQPMDLRVGQRPAVDAPPEPTLLALQHPQRLHHHLFLAGLQPQRSAEPMRLSMDTPMPELQMGQQEQELRQLLNKDKSKRSAVASSVVKQKLAEVILKKQQAALERTVHPNSPSVPYRTLEPLETEGAARSMLGSFLPPVPSLPCDPPEHFPLRKTVSEPNLKLRYKPKKSLERRKNPLLRKESAPPSLRRRPAETLGDSSPSSSSTPASGCSSPNDSEHGPNPVLGSEAHLGQRLRLQETSLAPLALLPTITLGLPAPARADGDRRTHATLGPRGPVLGNPHAHLFLPHGLEPEAGGPLPSRLQPILLLDPSVSHTPLLTVPGIGPLPFHFAQSLLTTERPSGSGLHRPLSRTRSEPLPPSATAPSLLGPLQPRLERLKPHVQLIKRSAKPSEKPRLRQIPSAEDLETDSGSVGPLQDDGLEHRESSHGQQEARGPVPLQQHQQVFLWEQQRLAGRLPRGATGDSMLLPLAPGSHRPLSRAQSSPAAPASLPTPEPASQARILPSSETPARTLPFTTGLVYDSVMLKHQCSCGDNSRHPEHAGRIQSIWSRLLERGLRSQCESLRGRKASLEELQSVHSERHVLLYGTNPLSRLKLDNGKLAGLLAQRMFVMLPCGGVGVDTDTIWNELHSSNAARWAAGSVTDLAFKVASRELKNGFAVVRPPGHHADHSTAMGFCFFNSVAIACRQLQQQGKASKILIVDWDVHHGNGTQQTFYQDPNVLYISLHRHDDGNFFPGSGAVDEVGAGSGEGFNVNVAWAGGLDPPMGDPEYLAAFRIVVMPIAREFSPDLVLVSAGFDAAEGHPPPLGGYHVSAKCFGYMTQQLMSLAGGAVVLALEGGHDLTAICDASEACVAALLGNKVDPLSEEGWKQKPNLNAIRSLEAVIRVHSEYWGCMQRLASRPDSWVHRVPGADAEEVEAVTALASLSVGILAEERTSGQLVEEEEPMNL; this is encoded by the exons ATGGGACCCAGGTGAGCCCGGCTGCCCCCTGCTCCAGCCCGCCCATCATAG GCTGGCCCAGGCCCCGCGCAGACACGCCAGGCCCTCAGCCCCAGCCCATGGACCTGCGGGTGGGCCAGCGGCCCGCGGTGGATGCCCCGCCGGAGCCCACACTGCTGGCCCTGCAGCACCCCCAGCGCCTCCACCACCACCTCTTCTTGGCGGGCCTGCAGCCCCAGCGCTCGGCAGAGCCCATGCGG CTCTCAATGGACACGCCGATGCCCGAGTTGCAGATGGGGCAGCAGGAACAAGAGCTGCGGCAGCTTCTCAACAAGGACAAGAGCAAGCGAA GTGCCGTAGCCAGCAGTGTGGTCAAGCAGAAGCTGGCAGAGGTGATTCTGAAGAAACAACAGGCGGCCCTAGAGAGAACGGTTCATCCTAATAGCCCCAGCGTTCCCTACAG AACTCTCGAGCCCTTGGAGACGGAGGGAGCTGCCCGTTCCATGCTCGGCAGCTTCCTGCCTCCtgttcccagcctgccttgcgaCCCCCCAGAACACTTCCCTCTGCGCAAGACAG TCTCCGAGCCCAACCTGAAGCTGCGCTACAAGCCCAAGAAGTCCCTGGAGCGGAGGAAGAACCCGCTACTGCGGAAGGAGAGCGCCCCTCCCAGCCTCCGTCGGCGGCCGGCAGAGACCCTTGGCG ACTCCTCCCCGAGTAGTAGCAGCACGCCGGCATCAGGGTGCAGCTCCCCCAACGACAGCGAGCATGGCCCCAACCCCGTCCTGGGCTCCGAG GCGCACTTGGGCCAGCGGCTGCGGCTGCAGGAGACCTCTCTGGCCCCGCTCGCCTTGCTGCCCACAATCACACTGGGGCTGCCCGCCCCTGCCAGG GCTGATGGTGACCGCAGGACCCATGCGACTCTGGGCCCTCGGGGCCCAGTCCTGGGGAACCCCCATGCTCACCTCTTCCTGCCCCATGGCCTGGAGCCCGAGGCTGGGGGCCCCCTGCCCTCTCGCCTGCAGCCCATTCTCCTCCTGGATCCCTCAGTGTCTCACACCCCTCTGCTGACTG TGCCCGGGATTGGGCCACTGCCCTTCCACTTTGCCCAGTCCTTACTGACCACCGAGCGGCCCTCTGGATCAGGCCTCCACCGGCCACTGAGCCGGACCCGCTCAGAGCCCCTGCCCCCAAGCGCCACTGCCCCCTCACTGCTGGGCCCCCTGCAGCCCCGCCTGGAGCGGCTCAAACCTCACGTCCAGCTGATCAAG aggtcAGCCAAGCCGAGTGAGAAGCCCCGACTGCGGCAGATACCCTCAGCTGAGGACCTCGAGACGGACAGTGGGAGTGTGGGGCCGCTGCAGGATGATGGCCTGGAACATAGGGAGTCCAGTCATGGGCAGCAGGAGGCCAGAGGCCCTGTTCCTCTCCAGCAGCACCAGCAG GTGTTCCTCTGGGAGCAGCAGCGGCTGGCTGGGCGGCTCCCCCGAGGAGCCACTGGAGACTCCATGCTGCTTCCCCTGGCCCCGGGCAGTCACCGGCCCCTGTCCAGGGCTCAGTCGTCCCCGGCCGCACCTGCCTCGCTGCCGACCCCAGAGCCCGCCAGCCAGGCCCGTATCCTGCCCAGCTCAGAGACCCCTGCCCGGACCCTGCCCTTCACCACGG GGCTGGTCTATGACTCGGTGATGCTGAAGCACCAGTGCTCCTGTGGGGACAACAGCAGGCACCCGGAGCACGCGGGCCGTATCCAGAGCATCTGGTCCCGGCTGCTGGAACGGGGGctccggagccagtgtgag TCTCTCCGGGGCCGGAAGGCCTCCCTGGAGGAGCTGCAGTCGGTGCACTCTGAGCGGCACGTACTCCTCTACGGCACCAACCCGCTCAGCCGCCTCAAACTGGACAATGGGAAGCTGGCAG GCCTCCTGGCACAGCGGATGTTCGTGATGCTGCCTTGTGGCGGCGTTGGG GTGGACACCGACACCATCTGGAATGAGCTGCACTCCTCCAATGCGGCCCGCTGGGCTGCTGGCAGTGTCACCGACCTCGCCTTCAAAGTGGCCTCCCGTGAGCTAAAG AATGGTTTTGCTGTGGTTCGGCCCCCAGGACACCATGCAGACCATTCCACAGCCAT GGGCTTCTGCTTCTTCAACTCAGTGGCCATCGCCTGCCGGCAGCTACAACAGCAAGGCAAGGCCAGCAAGATCCTCATTGTGGACTGG GACGTTCACCATGGCAACGGCACCCAGCAGACCTTCTACCAGGACCCCAATGTGCTGTACATCTCCCTTCATCGCCATGATGATGGCAACTTCTTCCCTGGCAGTGGGGCTGTGGATGAG GTGGGAGCTGGCAGCGGTGAGGGCTTCAATGTCAACGTGGCCTGGGCTGGAGGTCTTGACCCTCCCATGGGGGATCCTGAGTACCTGGCTGCCTTCAG GATAGTTGTGATGCCCATCGCCCGGGAGTTCTCTCCGGACCTGGTTCTGGTGTCGGCTGGGTTTGATGCTGCCGAGGGTCACCCGCCCCCACTGGGTGGCTACCATGTTTCTGCCAAGT GCTTTGGGTACATGACACAGCAGCTCATGAGCTTGGCTGGAGGTGCGGTGGTGCTGGCCCTGGAGGGGGGCCATGACCTCACAGCCATCTGTGATGCCTCCGAGGCCTGCGTGGCTGCTCTTCTGGGCAACAAG GTGGATCCCCTCTCAGAAGAAGGCTGGAAGCAGAAACCCAACCTCAATGCCATCCGCTCCCTGGAAGCTGTGATCCGAGTGCACA GTGAATACTGGGGCTGCATGCAGCGCCTGGCCTCCCGTCCAGACTCCTGGGTGCACAGGGTGCCAGGGGCCGATGCAGAAGAAGTGGAGGCAGTGACGGCGTTGGCATCCCTCTCCGTGGGCATCCTGGCTGAAGAGCG GACCTCAGGGCagctggtggaggaggaggaaccCATGAATCTCTGA
- the HDAC7 gene encoding histone deacetylase 7 isoform X2, giving the protein MLRCLCQRAAADGTQVSPAAPCSSPPIIGWPRPRADTPGPQPQPMDLRVGQRPAVDAPPEPTLLALQHPQRLHHHLFLAGLQPQRSAEPMRLSMDTPMPELQMGQQEQELRQLLNKDKSKRSAVASSVVKQKLAEVILKKQQAALERTVHPNSPSVPYRTLEPLETEGAARSMLGSFLPPVPSLPCDPPEHFPLRKTVSEPNLKLRYKPKKSLERRKNPLLRKESAPPSLRRRPAETLGDSSPSSSSTPASGCSSPNDSEHGPNPVLGSEAHLGQRLRLQETSLAPLALLPTITLGLPAPARADGDRRTHATLGPRGPVLGNPHAHLFLPHGLEPEAGGPLPSRLQPILLLDPSVSHTPLLTVPGIGPLPFHFAQSLLTTERPSGSGLHRPLSRTRSEPLPPSATAPSLLGPLQPRLERLKPHVQLIKRSAKPSEKPRLRQIPSAEDLETDSGSVGPLQDDGLEHRESSHGQQEARGPVPLQQHQQVFLWEQQRLAGRLPRGATGDSMLLPLAPGSHRPLSRAQSSPAAPASLPTPEPASQARILPSSETPARTLPFTTGLVYDSVMLKHQCSCGDNSRHPEHAGRIQSIWSRLLERGLRSQCESLRGRKASLEELQSVHSERHVLLYGTNPLSRLKLDNGKLAGLLAQRMFVMLPCGGVGVDTDTIWNELHSSNAARWAAGSVTDLAFKVASRELKNGFAVVRPPGHHADHSTAMGFCFFNSVAIACRQLQQQGKASKILIVDWDVHHGNGTQQTFYQDPNVLYISLHRHDDGNFFPGSGAVDEVGAGSGEGFNVNVAWAGGLDPPMGDPEYLAAFRIVVMPIAREFSPDLVLVSAGFDAAEGHPPPLGGYHVSAKCFGYMTQQLMSLAGGAVVLALEGGHDLTAICDASEACVAALLGNKVDPLSEEGWKQKPNLNAIRSLEAVIRVHSEYWGCMQRLASRPDSWVHRVPGADAEEVEAVTALASLSVGILAEERTSGQLVEEEEPMNL; this is encoded by the exons ATGCTGAGATGCTTATGCCAGAGGGCGGCTGCAG ATGGGACCCAGGTGAGCCCGGCTGCCCCCTGCTCCAGCCCGCCCATCATAG GCTGGCCCAGGCCCCGCGCAGACACGCCAGGCCCTCAGCCCCAGCCCATGGACCTGCGGGTGGGCCAGCGGCCCGCGGTGGATGCCCCGCCGGAGCCCACACTGCTGGCCCTGCAGCACCCCCAGCGCCTCCACCACCACCTCTTCTTGGCGGGCCTGCAGCCCCAGCGCTCGGCAGAGCCCATGCGG CTCTCAATGGACACGCCGATGCCCGAGTTGCAGATGGGGCAGCAGGAACAAGAGCTGCGGCAGCTTCTCAACAAGGACAAGAGCAAGCGAA GTGCCGTAGCCAGCAGTGTGGTCAAGCAGAAGCTGGCAGAGGTGATTCTGAAGAAACAACAGGCGGCCCTAGAGAGAACGGTTCATCCTAATAGCCCCAGCGTTCCCTACAG AACTCTCGAGCCCTTGGAGACGGAGGGAGCTGCCCGTTCCATGCTCGGCAGCTTCCTGCCTCCtgttcccagcctgccttgcgaCCCCCCAGAACACTTCCCTCTGCGCAAGACAG TCTCCGAGCCCAACCTGAAGCTGCGCTACAAGCCCAAGAAGTCCCTGGAGCGGAGGAAGAACCCGCTACTGCGGAAGGAGAGCGCCCCTCCCAGCCTCCGTCGGCGGCCGGCAGAGACCCTTGGCG ACTCCTCCCCGAGTAGTAGCAGCACGCCGGCATCAGGGTGCAGCTCCCCCAACGACAGCGAGCATGGCCCCAACCCCGTCCTGGGCTCCGAG GCGCACTTGGGCCAGCGGCTGCGGCTGCAGGAGACCTCTCTGGCCCCGCTCGCCTTGCTGCCCACAATCACACTGGGGCTGCCCGCCCCTGCCAGG GCTGATGGTGACCGCAGGACCCATGCGACTCTGGGCCCTCGGGGCCCAGTCCTGGGGAACCCCCATGCTCACCTCTTCCTGCCCCATGGCCTGGAGCCCGAGGCTGGGGGCCCCCTGCCCTCTCGCCTGCAGCCCATTCTCCTCCTGGATCCCTCAGTGTCTCACACCCCTCTGCTGACTG TGCCCGGGATTGGGCCACTGCCCTTCCACTTTGCCCAGTCCTTACTGACCACCGAGCGGCCCTCTGGATCAGGCCTCCACCGGCCACTGAGCCGGACCCGCTCAGAGCCCCTGCCCCCAAGCGCCACTGCCCCCTCACTGCTGGGCCCCCTGCAGCCCCGCCTGGAGCGGCTCAAACCTCACGTCCAGCTGATCAAG aggtcAGCCAAGCCGAGTGAGAAGCCCCGACTGCGGCAGATACCCTCAGCTGAGGACCTCGAGACGGACAGTGGGAGTGTGGGGCCGCTGCAGGATGATGGCCTGGAACATAGGGAGTCCAGTCATGGGCAGCAGGAGGCCAGAGGCCCTGTTCCTCTCCAGCAGCACCAGCAG GTGTTCCTCTGGGAGCAGCAGCGGCTGGCTGGGCGGCTCCCCCGAGGAGCCACTGGAGACTCCATGCTGCTTCCCCTGGCCCCGGGCAGTCACCGGCCCCTGTCCAGGGCTCAGTCGTCCCCGGCCGCACCTGCCTCGCTGCCGACCCCAGAGCCCGCCAGCCAGGCCCGTATCCTGCCCAGCTCAGAGACCCCTGCCCGGACCCTGCCCTTCACCACGG GGCTGGTCTATGACTCGGTGATGCTGAAGCACCAGTGCTCCTGTGGGGACAACAGCAGGCACCCGGAGCACGCGGGCCGTATCCAGAGCATCTGGTCCCGGCTGCTGGAACGGGGGctccggagccagtgtgag TCTCTCCGGGGCCGGAAGGCCTCCCTGGAGGAGCTGCAGTCGGTGCACTCTGAGCGGCACGTACTCCTCTACGGCACCAACCCGCTCAGCCGCCTCAAACTGGACAATGGGAAGCTGGCAG GCCTCCTGGCACAGCGGATGTTCGTGATGCTGCCTTGTGGCGGCGTTGGG GTGGACACCGACACCATCTGGAATGAGCTGCACTCCTCCAATGCGGCCCGCTGGGCTGCTGGCAGTGTCACCGACCTCGCCTTCAAAGTGGCCTCCCGTGAGCTAAAG AATGGTTTTGCTGTGGTTCGGCCCCCAGGACACCATGCAGACCATTCCACAGCCAT GGGCTTCTGCTTCTTCAACTCAGTGGCCATCGCCTGCCGGCAGCTACAACAGCAAGGCAAGGCCAGCAAGATCCTCATTGTGGACTGG GACGTTCACCATGGCAACGGCACCCAGCAGACCTTCTACCAGGACCCCAATGTGCTGTACATCTCCCTTCATCGCCATGATGATGGCAACTTCTTCCCTGGCAGTGGGGCTGTGGATGAG GTGGGAGCTGGCAGCGGTGAGGGCTTCAATGTCAACGTGGCCTGGGCTGGAGGTCTTGACCCTCCCATGGGGGATCCTGAGTACCTGGCTGCCTTCAG GATAGTTGTGATGCCCATCGCCCGGGAGTTCTCTCCGGACCTGGTTCTGGTGTCGGCTGGGTTTGATGCTGCCGAGGGTCACCCGCCCCCACTGGGTGGCTACCATGTTTCTGCCAAGT GCTTTGGGTACATGACACAGCAGCTCATGAGCTTGGCTGGAGGTGCGGTGGTGCTGGCCCTGGAGGGGGGCCATGACCTCACAGCCATCTGTGATGCCTCCGAGGCCTGCGTGGCTGCTCTTCTGGGCAACAAG GTGGATCCCCTCTCAGAAGAAGGCTGGAAGCAGAAACCCAACCTCAATGCCATCCGCTCCCTGGAAGCTGTGATCCGAGTGCACA GTGAATACTGGGGCTGCATGCAGCGCCTGGCCTCCCGTCCAGACTCCTGGGTGCACAGGGTGCCAGGGGCCGATGCAGAAGAAGTGGAGGCAGTGACGGCGTTGGCATCCCTCTCCGTGGGCATCCTGGCTGAAGAGCG GACCTCAGGGCagctggtggaggaggaggaaccCATGAATCTCTGA
- the HDAC7 gene encoding histone deacetylase 7 isoform X5 — MCARGPGRPRGCVRSDGTQVSPAAPCSSPPIIGWPRPRADTPGPQPQPMDLRVGQRPAVDAPPEPTLLALQHPQRLHHHLFLAGLQPQRSAEPMRLSMDTPMPELQMGQQEQELRQLLNKDKSKRSAVASSVVKQKLAEVILKKQQAALERTVHPNSPSVPYRTLEPLETEGAARSMLGSFLPPVPSLPCDPPEHFPLRKTVSEPNLKLRYKPKKSLERRKNPLLRKESAPPSLRRRPAETLGDSSPSSSSTPASGCSSPNDSEHGPNPVLGSEADGDRRTHATLGPRGPVLGNPHAHLFLPHGLEPEAGGPLPSRLQPILLLDPSVSHTPLLTVPGIGPLPFHFAQSLLTTERPSGSGLHRPLSRTRSEPLPPSATAPSLLGPLQPRLERLKPHVQLIKRSAKPSEKPRLRQIPSAEDLETDSGSVGPLQDDGLEHRESSHGQQEARGPVPLQQHQQVFLWEQQRLAGRLPRGATGDSMLLPLAPGSHRPLSRAQSSPAAPASLPTPEPASQARILPSSETPARTLPFTTGLVYDSVMLKHQCSCGDNSRHPEHAGRIQSIWSRLLERGLRSQCESLRGRKASLEELQSVHSERHVLLYGTNPLSRLKLDNGKLAGLLAQRMFVMLPCGGVGVDTDTIWNELHSSNAARWAAGSVTDLAFKVASRELKNGFAVVRPPGHHADHSTAMGFCFFNSVAIACRQLQQQGKASKILIVDWDVHHGNGTQQTFYQDPNVLYISLHRHDDGNFFPGSGAVDEVGAGSGEGFNVNVAWAGGLDPPMGDPEYLAAFRIVVMPIAREFSPDLVLVSAGFDAAEGHPPPLGGYHVSAKCFGYMTQQLMSLAGGAVVLALEGGHDLTAICDASEACVAALLGNKVDPLSEEGWKQKPNLNAIRSLEAVIRVHSEYWGCMQRLASRPDSWVHRVPGADAEEVEAVTALASLSVGILAEERTSGQLVEEEEPMNL; from the exons ATGGGACCCAGGTGAGCCCGGCTGCCCCCTGCTCCAGCCCGCCCATCATAG GCTGGCCCAGGCCCCGCGCAGACACGCCAGGCCCTCAGCCCCAGCCCATGGACCTGCGGGTGGGCCAGCGGCCCGCGGTGGATGCCCCGCCGGAGCCCACACTGCTGGCCCTGCAGCACCCCCAGCGCCTCCACCACCACCTCTTCTTGGCGGGCCTGCAGCCCCAGCGCTCGGCAGAGCCCATGCGG CTCTCAATGGACACGCCGATGCCCGAGTTGCAGATGGGGCAGCAGGAACAAGAGCTGCGGCAGCTTCTCAACAAGGACAAGAGCAAGCGAA GTGCCGTAGCCAGCAGTGTGGTCAAGCAGAAGCTGGCAGAGGTGATTCTGAAGAAACAACAGGCGGCCCTAGAGAGAACGGTTCATCCTAATAGCCCCAGCGTTCCCTACAG AACTCTCGAGCCCTTGGAGACGGAGGGAGCTGCCCGTTCCATGCTCGGCAGCTTCCTGCCTCCtgttcccagcctgccttgcgaCCCCCCAGAACACTTCCCTCTGCGCAAGACAG TCTCCGAGCCCAACCTGAAGCTGCGCTACAAGCCCAAGAAGTCCCTGGAGCGGAGGAAGAACCCGCTACTGCGGAAGGAGAGCGCCCCTCCCAGCCTCCGTCGGCGGCCGGCAGAGACCCTTGGCG ACTCCTCCCCGAGTAGTAGCAGCACGCCGGCATCAGGGTGCAGCTCCCCCAACGACAGCGAGCATGGCCCCAACCCCGTCCTGGGCTCCGAG GCTGATGGTGACCGCAGGACCCATGCGACTCTGGGCCCTCGGGGCCCAGTCCTGGGGAACCCCCATGCTCACCTCTTCCTGCCCCATGGCCTGGAGCCCGAGGCTGGGGGCCCCCTGCCCTCTCGCCTGCAGCCCATTCTCCTCCTGGATCCCTCAGTGTCTCACACCCCTCTGCTGACTG TGCCCGGGATTGGGCCACTGCCCTTCCACTTTGCCCAGTCCTTACTGACCACCGAGCGGCCCTCTGGATCAGGCCTCCACCGGCCACTGAGCCGGACCCGCTCAGAGCCCCTGCCCCCAAGCGCCACTGCCCCCTCACTGCTGGGCCCCCTGCAGCCCCGCCTGGAGCGGCTCAAACCTCACGTCCAGCTGATCAAG aggtcAGCCAAGCCGAGTGAGAAGCCCCGACTGCGGCAGATACCCTCAGCTGAGGACCTCGAGACGGACAGTGGGAGTGTGGGGCCGCTGCAGGATGATGGCCTGGAACATAGGGAGTCCAGTCATGGGCAGCAGGAGGCCAGAGGCCCTGTTCCTCTCCAGCAGCACCAGCAG GTGTTCCTCTGGGAGCAGCAGCGGCTGGCTGGGCGGCTCCCCCGAGGAGCCACTGGAGACTCCATGCTGCTTCCCCTGGCCCCGGGCAGTCACCGGCCCCTGTCCAGGGCTCAGTCGTCCCCGGCCGCACCTGCCTCGCTGCCGACCCCAGAGCCCGCCAGCCAGGCCCGTATCCTGCCCAGCTCAGAGACCCCTGCCCGGACCCTGCCCTTCACCACGG GGCTGGTCTATGACTCGGTGATGCTGAAGCACCAGTGCTCCTGTGGGGACAACAGCAGGCACCCGGAGCACGCGGGCCGTATCCAGAGCATCTGGTCCCGGCTGCTGGAACGGGGGctccggagccagtgtgag TCTCTCCGGGGCCGGAAGGCCTCCCTGGAGGAGCTGCAGTCGGTGCACTCTGAGCGGCACGTACTCCTCTACGGCACCAACCCGCTCAGCCGCCTCAAACTGGACAATGGGAAGCTGGCAG GCCTCCTGGCACAGCGGATGTTCGTGATGCTGCCTTGTGGCGGCGTTGGG GTGGACACCGACACCATCTGGAATGAGCTGCACTCCTCCAATGCGGCCCGCTGGGCTGCTGGCAGTGTCACCGACCTCGCCTTCAAAGTGGCCTCCCGTGAGCTAAAG AATGGTTTTGCTGTGGTTCGGCCCCCAGGACACCATGCAGACCATTCCACAGCCAT GGGCTTCTGCTTCTTCAACTCAGTGGCCATCGCCTGCCGGCAGCTACAACAGCAAGGCAAGGCCAGCAAGATCCTCATTGTGGACTGG GACGTTCACCATGGCAACGGCACCCAGCAGACCTTCTACCAGGACCCCAATGTGCTGTACATCTCCCTTCATCGCCATGATGATGGCAACTTCTTCCCTGGCAGTGGGGCTGTGGATGAG GTGGGAGCTGGCAGCGGTGAGGGCTTCAATGTCAACGTGGCCTGGGCTGGAGGTCTTGACCCTCCCATGGGGGATCCTGAGTACCTGGCTGCCTTCAG GATAGTTGTGATGCCCATCGCCCGGGAGTTCTCTCCGGACCTGGTTCTGGTGTCGGCTGGGTTTGATGCTGCCGAGGGTCACCCGCCCCCACTGGGTGGCTACCATGTTTCTGCCAAGT GCTTTGGGTACATGACACAGCAGCTCATGAGCTTGGCTGGAGGTGCGGTGGTGCTGGCCCTGGAGGGGGGCCATGACCTCACAGCCATCTGTGATGCCTCCGAGGCCTGCGTGGCTGCTCTTCTGGGCAACAAG GTGGATCCCCTCTCAGAAGAAGGCTGGAAGCAGAAACCCAACCTCAATGCCATCCGCTCCCTGGAAGCTGTGATCCGAGTGCACA GTGAATACTGGGGCTGCATGCAGCGCCTGGCCTCCCGTCCAGACTCCTGGGTGCACAGGGTGCCAGGGGCCGATGCAGAAGAAGTGGAGGCAGTGACGGCGTTGGCATCCCTCTCCGTGGGCATCCTGGCTGAAGAGCG GACCTCAGGGCagctggtggaggaggaggaaccCATGAATCTCTGA